The nucleotide sequence AGCCGGTTTCAAATACACCCAGTCCCACGAATGGGTCAGCGTTAGCGATGACGGCATTGTCACCGTTGGCATCACCGACCACGCCCAACAGCTGCTGGGCGATCTGGTGTACGTGGAAATTCCCGAAGAAGGCACCATCGTCAAAGCTGGCGAACCCTGCGCTGTGGTCGAATCCGTGAAGGCCGCTTCCGACGTTTACGCGCCCGTGTCTGGCGAAGTGGTTGCCCGTAACAGCGCGCTGGAAGACGCTCCCGAACAGGTCAACCAGGACGCGTTTGGCGAAGGCTGGATTTTCCGCATCAAAATGTCCAACCCCGGCGAACTGAAAAAGCTGCTGGACGCGGACACCTACGCTGATTTGGCCGCATCCGAATCCCACTAATTCGCCAGAGTACCGCCATGCCGTTTATTCCTCACACCCAAGATGATGTCAACGCCATGCTGGCCGCCATTGGCGTGTCCAGCATTGATGATTTGTTTGATGAAATTCCCGCTGAACTGCGCACCGGTCGCCTGGACGCCATTGCGCCCGGCCTGAACGAAATGCAGATCAACCGCCTGATGCAGCAACGCGCTGCCCAGGACGGGGTCAATCTGTGCTTCGCCGGCGGCGGTGCCTACGATCATCACATTCCGGCAGCGGTGTGGGAAATTGCCACCCGTGGCGAGTTTTATTCTGCCTACACGCCCTATCAGGCCGAAGCCAGCCAGGGCACTCTGCAGTTGATTTACGAATACCAGACCATGATGGCCAGCCTCACCGGCATGGACGTGTCCAATGCCTCGCTGTACGACGGCGGCTCGGCCCTGGCCGAAGCAGTGCTGATGGCGGTACGCGCCAATCGTAAATCCAAGAGCAAGCGCATCCTGATGCCACGCACCGTACACCCGACCTATCGCAAGGCGGCGCACACCACGGTGAAAAATCAGGGCATCTCCCTGGAAGAACTGGACTACGACACCGCCAACGGCGTGCTCGATCCCGCGTCACTGCCGGCCAATCCCGGCGATTTCGCCGCGCTGGTGATTCCACAACCCAACTACTTCGGCAACCTCGAAGAAGTCGACGCCCTGACCAACTGGGCACACAGCCACAACGCGCTGGTGATCGCCGTGGTCAATCCGCTGAGTCTGGCGCTGCTGCGCGCACCCGGCCAGTGGGGCGACAAAGGTGCCGACATCGCCGTCGGTGACGGTCAGCCACTGGGCATTCCGTTGTCCTCCGGCGGCCCCTACTACGGCTTCATCACCTGCAAGGAAGAACAGGTTCGCCAAATGCCCGGCCGTATCGTCGGTCGCACCGTTGACCTGGATGGCCGCCAGGGTTTCACCCTGACCCTGCAGGCGCGCGAGCAGCACATCCGCCGCTCCAAGGCGACGTCCAACATCTGCACCAACCAGGGTCTGATGGTGACTGCGTCCACCATCCACATGAGTATCATGGGTCCGCACGGTTTACAGCAGGCCGCCGCCGCTTCGGTCAACAACACCGCAGCGCTGAAAGCCAAACTGACCAAGGCCGGTTTCGCCACCCAGTTCGGCGGTCACCAGTTCCACGAAATCGTCGTCAAACTGGCCAGGCCCGCCGCGCAAGTCATCGACAAGCTGGCAGACCAGGACATCGTCGCCGGCATTGATTTGTCGATCGACTACCCGGAGCTGGGTAACACCCTGCTGGTGTGCGCCACCGAAACCAAATCCGAGGCTGACCTGGACACACTGGTTCAGGCCCTGTCGCAGTTGAGCAAATAAGGAATTCGCCATGCTGATTTTTGAAGAATCCCAAAGTGGCCGCATCAATCCCGCCCAGCAAGGTGGCAAAAAAGTCGAAGCCAAGGGCTTGCCCGCCTCGTTGCTGCGCCAGGACAAACCCAAGCTGCCCGAAGTGTCGGAAATGCAGGCGGTGCGTCACTACACCCGTTTGTCGCAGAAAAATTTCTCCATCGACACCCATTTCTATCCGCTGGGCTCGTGCACCATGAAGTACAACCCGCGCGCCTGTAACAAACTGGCGATGCTGCCCGGCTTTTTATCGCGTCATCCCAAGGCACCGGCCAAACTGAGCCAGGGGTTCCTGTCCTGCATGTTTGACTTGCAGGAAATCCTCAAAGAAGTCACCGGCATGAAGGGCGTATCGCTGGCACCGATGGCCGGCGCCCACGGCGAATTTGCCGGCATGGCGATGATCCGCGCCTATCACGATGCGCGCAACGACACCGCCCGCACTGAAGTGCTGGTGCCCGATGCCGCGCACGGCACCAACCCGGCCACGGCAGTGATGTGCGGCTACACGGTGAAGGAAATTCCCACCGACGAAAACGGTGACGTTGACATCGAGGCACTCAAAGCCGCCGTCGGCCCGCAAACCGCCGGCCTGATGCTGACCAACCCGTCCACCCTGGGCGTGTTCGAGCGCAAGATCAAGGAAATCGCCGGCATCGTCCACGAAGCCGGTGGCCTGCTGTACTACGACGGCGCCAACCTCAACGCCATACTGGGCAAGGTTCGCCCCGGCGACATGGGCTTTGACGTGATCCACATGAATCTGCACAAAACCTTCTCCACCCCACACGGTGGCGGCGGCCCCGGTGCCGGCCCGGTGGGCGTCAACTCGCGCCTGCTGCCCTACCTGCCGATTCCAGTGGTGGGCAAGGACGGCGACCAGTATCGTCTGTTTGAAGAAAACGACATCCCCGCCAGCATGGGTCGCATGTCGGCGTTCATGGGCAATGCCGGCATTCTGCTGCGCGCCTACGTCTACGCCAAAATGCTCGGCCGCGAAGGCATGCACCGCGTTGCCGAATTCGCCACGCTCAACGCCAACTACCTGATGGCCGAGCTGCGCAAG is from Gammaproteobacteria bacterium and encodes:
- the gcvH gene encoding glycine cleavage system protein GcvH, with amino-acid sequence MNDVPAGFKYTQSHEWVSVSDDGIVTVGITDHAQQLLGDLVYVEIPEEGTIVKAGEPCAVVESVKAASDVYAPVSGEVVARNSALEDAPEQVNQDAFGEGWIFRIKMSNPGELKKLLDADTYADLAASESH
- the gcvPA gene encoding aminomethyl-transferring glycine dehydrogenase subunit GcvPA: MPFIPHTQDDVNAMLAAIGVSSIDDLFDEIPAELRTGRLDAIAPGLNEMQINRLMQQRAAQDGVNLCFAGGGAYDHHIPAAVWEIATRGEFYSAYTPYQAEASQGTLQLIYEYQTMMASLTGMDVSNASLYDGGSALAEAVLMAVRANRKSKSKRILMPRTVHPTYRKAAHTTVKNQGISLEELDYDTANGVLDPASLPANPGDFAALVIPQPNYFGNLEEVDALTNWAHSHNALVIAVVNPLSLALLRAPGQWGDKGADIAVGDGQPLGIPLSSGGPYYGFITCKEEQVRQMPGRIVGRTVDLDGRQGFTLTLQAREQHIRRSKATSNICTNQGLMVTASTIHMSIMGPHGLQQAAAASVNNTAALKAKLTKAGFATQFGGHQFHEIVVKLARPAAQVIDKLADQDIVAGIDLSIDYPELGNTLLVCATETKSEADLDTLVQALSQLSK
- the gcvPB gene encoding aminomethyl-transferring glycine dehydrogenase subunit GcvPB, whose protein sequence is MLIFEESQSGRINPAQQGGKKVEAKGLPASLLRQDKPKLPEVSEMQAVRHYTRLSQKNFSIDTHFYPLGSCTMKYNPRACNKLAMLPGFLSRHPKAPAKLSQGFLSCMFDLQEILKEVTGMKGVSLAPMAGAHGEFAGMAMIRAYHDARNDTARTEVLVPDAAHGTNPATAVMCGYTVKEIPTDENGDVDIEALKAAVGPQTAGLMLTNPSTLGVFERKIKEIAGIVHEAGGLLYYDGANLNAILGKVRPGDMGFDVIHMNLHKTFSTPHGGGGPGAGPVGVNSRLLPYLPIPVVGKDGDQYRLFEENDIPASMGRMSAFMGNAGILLRAYVYAKMLGREGMHRVAEFATLNANYLMAELRKAGFDMAFDNRRATHEFIVTLKRQSKELGVNTMDFAKRLLDMGMHAPTTYFPLLVPECLLIEPTETESKDVLDIFVEAMILIQREAETDPQLVKGAPHTMPVRRLDEVRAAKQLDLVWRGEGETA